A stretch of Acidimicrobiales bacterium DNA encodes these proteins:
- a CDS encoding SRPBCC family protein, giving the protein MHTVTVSSHVPASPDTVWSMIGDPASISSWHPAIAESPVDGDMRKCTLADGAEIHERIEQVDEASRAFTYTITESPLPLSDYRSTIQVDAEGSGSVVEWTASFEPVGAPIEDVAELLKGVYSAGLGALRAEFG; this is encoded by the coding sequence ATGCATACCGTCACTGTCTCCAGCCACGTCCCCGCCAGCCCTGACACGGTCTGGTCGATGATCGGCGACCCAGCCAGCATCAGTAGCTGGCACCCGGCCATTGCGGAGAGCCCCGTCGACGGCGACATGCGCAAGTGCACCCTCGCGGACGGCGCGGAGATCCATGAGCGCATCGAGCAGGTCGACGAAGCCTCCCGGGCCTTCACGTACACGATCACCGAGAGCCCGCTGCCGCTCAGCGACTACCGGTCGACCATTCAGGTCGATGCCGAGGGCAGCGGTTCGGTCGTTGAGTGGACCGCCAGCTTCGAACCGGTCGGCGCCCCGATCGAGGACGTCGCCGAGTTGCTGAAGGGTGTGTACTCGGCCGGCCTGGGCGCCTTGCGTGCGGAGTTCGGTTGA
- a CDS encoding transposase: MGTHRYPEEFRREAVQLYRRSDRPRVEIARSLGIADGSLAAWVNEFEARDAGGLDEDERAELIRLRKRVVEVEEEKEILRKAAQYFARETNR, translated from the coding sequence AGTTCCGTCGCGAGGCGGTGCAGCTGTATCGCCGCTCGGATCGGCCACGAGTCGAGATCGCGCGATCGCTCGGCATCGCCGATGGGTCGTTGGCCGCCTGGGTCAACGAGTTCGAAGCTCGTGACGCGGGCGGCCTCGATGAGGACGAACGCGCGGAGCTGATCCGGCTCCGCAAACGCGTCGTCGAGGTCGAGGAGGAGAAGGAGATCCTTCGCAAGGCGGCGCAGTATTTCGCGAGAGAGACGAACCGGTGA
- a CDS encoding IS3 family transposase, translating to MNKLCELVELPRATYYRWTGGAVSDRLVDDAYLANEIVDIYRQSRGTYGSPRVWGQLRRAGIRVGEKRVARIMAELGLVGAHSRKKWRRGANTAPAGDLLERDFTAEASDLRWVADITEFGCLDGKLFLAGIVDLHDRGIAGWSMGERQTTDLVVNALVMALARRDPDAELIHHADRGAQYTAVEFSNRLADWGLRASYSSTGDCFDNAAMESVWAALKREIRHLHGDWRQITRSELRTILFDYIETFYNRARHQAGLEHRTPAETYAASRAA from the coding sequence GTGAACAAGCTCTGCGAGCTCGTCGAGCTGCCGAGGGCGACCTACTATCGCTGGACCGGCGGCGCCGTGTCGGATCGGCTCGTTGACGACGCCTACCTGGCCAACGAGATCGTCGACATCTACCGGCAGTCCCGCGGCACCTACGGCTCACCGAGAGTCTGGGGTCAGCTCCGCCGAGCCGGCATTCGCGTCGGCGAGAAGCGGGTCGCGCGGATCATGGCCGAGCTCGGCCTCGTCGGCGCGCACAGCCGCAAGAAGTGGCGGCGCGGCGCGAACACGGCACCGGCCGGAGATCTCCTCGAGCGGGACTTCACCGCCGAGGCGTCAGACCTGCGCTGGGTCGCCGACATCACCGAGTTCGGCTGCCTCGATGGCAAGCTGTTCCTCGCGGGGATCGTCGATCTGCACGATCGAGGGATCGCCGGCTGGTCGATGGGCGAACGCCAAACCACCGACCTCGTCGTCAACGCACTCGTCATGGCGCTCGCCCGCAGAGACCCCGACGCCGAGCTGATCCACCACGCCGACCGAGGCGCCCAATACACCGCGGTGGAGTTCTCCAACCGTCTCGCCGACTGGGGCCTGCGCGCCTCGTACTCCTCGACCGGCGATTGCTTCGACAACGCAGCGATGGAGTCGGTCTGGGCCGCACTCAAGCGCGAGATCCGACACCTTCACGGCGACTGGCGCCAGATCACCCGCTCCGAACTGCGCACGATCCTGTTCGACTACATCGAGACCTTCTACAACCGAGCCCGGCACCAGGCCGGGCTCGAGCACCGCACCCCCGCTGAGACCTACGCTGCCTCACGAGCAGCATGA
- a CDS encoding sigma-70 family RNA polymerase sigma factor, with protein MRQPGGSESGTIVPDSAEDVSVSVGSGFEPFYEANRDAIGRGLALMLDDAALGFEAADEAMARAYERWDMIRDGSNPSGWVYRTGLNWARSWLRRRRRSKDKAPLLARADAVDERPVDTDLAEALKTLSDDHRAVVVLRYFNDWSVEQTAEALEIAPGTVKSRLSRALDELNRQLEGRPEGGSAR; from the coding sequence ATGCGTCAGCCGGGAGGGAGCGAATCGGGAACGATCGTTCCGGACTCGGCTGAGGATGTGTCGGTTTCGGTCGGTTCCGGGTTCGAACCGTTCTACGAGGCCAATCGTGACGCGATCGGCCGGGGTCTCGCGTTGATGTTGGACGACGCGGCGTTGGGGTTCGAGGCTGCCGATGAGGCAATGGCGAGGGCCTACGAGCGGTGGGACATGATCCGTGATGGCTCGAACCCTTCCGGTTGGGTGTACCGGACCGGGCTGAACTGGGCGAGGTCGTGGTTGCGGCGGCGGCGTCGCTCCAAGGACAAGGCGCCGTTGTTGGCCCGGGCCGATGCCGTCGATGAGCGACCGGTCGACACGGATCTCGCCGAAGCGCTGAAGACGCTGAGCGACGATCACCGGGCGGTCGTGGTTCTGCGCTACTTCAACGACTGGTCGGTCGAGCAAACGGCCGAAGCATTGGAGATCGCGCCGGGGACAGTGAAGAGCCGACTCAGCCGCGCGCTCGACGAGCTCAATCGCCAGCTCGAAGGACGGCCGGAAGGGGGGTCGGCCAGATGA
- a CDS encoding cytochrome P450 yields the protein MLPGAANRDERRWVDSERFDIHRESIPHIAFGYGPHFCLGASLARIEGQIALDEVLQRWPEWDIDLDNAHLSPTSTVRGWESLPAVVR from the coding sequence GTGCTGCCCGGCGCCGCCAACCGCGACGAGCGGCGATGGGTCGACAGCGAACGCTTCGACATCCACCGCGAGTCGATCCCCCACATCGCGTTCGGCTACGGACCCCACTTCTGCCTCGGCGCGTCACTGGCCCGGATCGAAGGCCAGATAGCCCTCGACGAGGTCTTGCAGCGGTGGCCCGAATGGGACATCGACCTCGACAATGCCCACCTCTCTCCGACCTCCACCGTGCGAGGGTGGGAGAGCCTCCCGGCCGTCGTGCGCTGA
- a CDS encoding sulfotransferase translates to MDSITAESLLFAAEQRTGLDDWGDDWFRQPLAAWVEDLNGDVINEAGRDFFTELAVRDLMRRLRVTDTLARHPEIDQVTMPPIVYVAGAVRSGTTLFHNALALHRQAKPLLRWELMEPVPPPEAATAATDPRIAKVQASIDKRRGTPLEAMHWVNADDPEECQWGFIDFVSLLAGAAGGCMRSWRHFGDEASHLPVYENYRRLVKLLLWKNPPPPGGFLVLKAPQVTAHIDEFAQVFPEARFVAPARDPYRVVSSARAMVGGILDAFLADGQNPPNPFDLDDLRPTLEAMLAFDKTADLRVVPYPELVADPGSAAVAIFDELGFPTDPELGTRVNDFILAQRQGARVRPPDDLPEPNMSHEELHLDPMVIEFCERFGITPEHDRLTGAHP, encoded by the coding sequence ATGGACTCGATCACCGCTGAATCGCTTCTCTTCGCCGCCGAGCAACGGACTGGCCTCGACGACTGGGGTGACGACTGGTTCCGGCAACCGCTCGCCGCGTGGGTCGAGGACCTCAATGGTGACGTCATCAACGAGGCGGGCCGTGACTTCTTCACGGAGCTGGCGGTCCGTGATCTCATGCGACGGCTCCGGGTGACCGACACCCTGGCCCGGCACCCCGAGATCGACCAGGTCACGATGCCGCCCATCGTGTACGTCGCCGGTGCCGTTCGCAGCGGCACAACCTTGTTCCACAACGCTCTCGCCCTTCACCGGCAGGCGAAGCCGTTGTTGCGCTGGGAGCTCATGGAGCCGGTTCCCCCGCCCGAGGCCGCCACCGCAGCCACCGATCCGCGGATCGCGAAGGTGCAGGCGTCGATCGACAAGCGTCGGGGCACGCCGCTCGAGGCGATGCACTGGGTCAACGCCGACGATCCCGAGGAGTGCCAGTGGGGCTTCATCGACTTCGTGTCGCTGTTGGCCGGGGCAGCCGGCGGATGCATGCGCTCCTGGCGGCACTTCGGCGACGAGGCATCGCACCTGCCGGTCTACGAGAACTACCGGCGCCTTGTGAAGCTGCTGCTGTGGAAGAACCCGCCTCCACCCGGCGGATTCCTCGTGCTCAAGGCCCCACAAGTCACCGCACACATCGACGAGTTCGCTCAGGTGTTCCCAGAAGCGAGATTCGTGGCGCCCGCCCGCGACCCATATCGGGTGGTCTCCTCGGCGCGGGCCATGGTGGGCGGCATCCTCGACGCCTTCCTCGCCGACGGCCAGAATCCGCCGAACCCCTTTGATCTCGACGATCTCCGCCCCACCCTCGAGGCGATGCTCGCATTCGACAAGACGGCAGACCTCCGCGTCGTCCCCTACCCCGAACTCGTCGCCGACCCTGGCAGCGCCGCAGTCGCCATCTTCGATGAGCTCGGCTTCCCCACCGATCCCGAACTCGGCACCCGCGTGAACGACTTCATCCTCGCTCAGCGACAAGGTGCCCGGGTCCGTCCACCTGACGACCTTCCCGAACCCAACATGTCCCACGAAGAGCTACACCTCGACCCCATGGTGATCGAGTTCTGCGAGCGCTTCGGCATTACGCCCGAGCACGACCGGCTCACCGGCGCCCACCCCTGA
- a CDS encoding LuxR C-terminal-related transcriptional regulator, translating into MAIERIHMSEVLGALSVVADVGVGAPEETGIRAAVLAGRIGRRLGLPDHECADLFYASLLRFIGCSVAVHETVDVSLGDVHGYQRALSLADLGDRDDILAHLDADMALDQPDEARRASLSAIGDMLAQPEMMGAVGKSHCDLAARLAQDVGMSDGVIAALAQVYERYDDQGLPLGIGGEDLTLAARVLHLTTAFEFHRRVAGLDSAFGQVLARCGRQFDPELCDVVMSDPEELVAGMDCTTLVDIFVDEAPGGLTIDAGLVVDVARACAHNVDHRSTYTLGHSEGVANLAASAAAVAGLTADDQQRLRVAGYLHDVGKVGISSAIWDKPGPLTRAERSRVETHTYLTDSILRRSPALAPYAALASSAHERSGGTGYHRGLDAPDIRGQLLAASDAYHAMREVRPWRRALDEATAIAELQRDAQEGRLDGRAVSAVIEAATGRVARAELPHDLSAREAEVLCCLARGCSNKEIAAELFISVKTVESHVGRIYDKLGDRSRAAATFAVRHGLCA; encoded by the coding sequence ATGGCGATCGAGCGGATTCACATGTCCGAGGTACTCGGCGCGCTGTCGGTGGTAGCCGACGTGGGTGTGGGTGCACCGGAGGAGACGGGTATCCGGGCGGCCGTGCTGGCGGGCCGGATCGGTCGCCGCCTGGGGTTGCCCGATCACGAGTGCGCCGACCTCTTCTACGCCAGCCTGCTGCGGTTCATCGGCTGTTCCGTCGCCGTCCACGAAACGGTCGACGTGAGTCTCGGCGACGTTCACGGGTATCAGCGGGCGCTGTCGCTCGCCGATCTCGGCGACCGGGACGACATTCTGGCCCATCTCGATGCCGACATGGCGCTCGATCAACCCGACGAAGCCCGCCGGGCGTCGCTGTCAGCCATCGGCGACATGCTCGCCCAGCCGGAAATGATGGGGGCCGTCGGCAAGAGTCATTGCGACCTTGCCGCCCGGCTCGCGCAGGACGTCGGCATGTCCGACGGCGTCATCGCCGCGCTTGCTCAGGTGTACGAGAGATACGACGACCAGGGACTCCCGCTCGGCATCGGCGGGGAGGACCTCACCCTCGCAGCCAGGGTGCTGCACCTCACGACCGCGTTCGAGTTCCACCGCCGGGTCGCAGGCCTCGATTCCGCATTCGGCCAGGTGCTCGCCCGGTGCGGACGTCAATTCGATCCCGAGCTGTGCGATGTCGTGATGTCCGACCCCGAAGAATTGGTCGCCGGCATGGACTGCACCACCCTCGTCGACATCTTCGTCGACGAGGCCCCGGGCGGCCTGACCATCGACGCCGGGCTCGTTGTCGACGTCGCCCGGGCCTGTGCGCACAACGTCGATCATCGATCGACGTACACCCTCGGCCACAGCGAGGGCGTCGCGAACCTCGCCGCCAGTGCCGCCGCAGTCGCCGGGCTCACGGCCGATGACCAGCAACGCCTTCGCGTCGCGGGCTACCTCCACGACGTCGGCAAGGTCGGAATCTCGAGCGCCATCTGGGACAAGCCCGGTCCGCTGACCCGGGCAGAGCGATCGCGGGTGGAGACCCACACCTACCTCACGGACTCGATTCTGCGCCGCTCGCCCGCGCTCGCCCCGTACGCGGCGCTCGCGAGCTCGGCCCACGAACGATCGGGTGGCACTGGCTACCATCGCGGTCTGGATGCTCCTGACATTCGTGGCCAGCTGCTCGCGGCCAGCGACGCGTATCACGCGATGCGCGAGGTGCGCCCATGGCGACGGGCTCTGGACGAGGCAACCGCGATCGCCGAACTCCAGCGCGACGCGCAGGAGGGCCGTCTCGACGGACGGGCCGTGAGCGCCGTGATCGAAGCGGCGACCGGTCGCGTCGCTCGGGCGGAGCTGCCCCACGACCTCTCCGCCCGTGAAGCGGAGGTGCTCTGCTGCCTGGCGCGAGGGTGCTCCAACAAGGAGATCGCGGCCGAGCTGTTCATCTCGGTCAAGACCGTCGAAAGCCACGTGGGCCGGATCTACGACAAGCTCGGCGATCGATCCAGGGCCGCCGCGACCTTCGCGGTTCGGCACGGGCTTTGTGCATGA
- a CDS encoding alpha/beta hydrolase yields MDDLNRESGDVTVVLVHGAWHGSWCWEHVTPLLDAGGVAHVEVDLPFTGHEHDVAVTRSVLDGVAGPKVLVGHSYGGLVISGAGEGRSDLAHLVYLCAFMPDRGETIFDSLSRVEDLPHAKVLDAIRTHEDGTSSIDPAHGVAAFYERCPAGLADRAIERLRPMHGSSTSATCLGAPWRSVSSTYVLCEQDQAIPIEAQRSMASNATRTVVLDTDHSPFVSRPDETAQLLIDIAHGG; encoded by the coding sequence ATGGACGACCTGAATCGCGAGTCAGGCGACGTGACGGTCGTGCTCGTGCACGGCGCATGGCACGGTTCCTGGTGTTGGGAACACGTCACGCCACTTCTCGATGCCGGCGGCGTGGCACACGTCGAGGTCGATCTTCCGTTCACCGGCCATGAGCACGACGTCGCGGTGACCCGCAGCGTCCTCGACGGCGTTGCCGGACCGAAGGTGCTCGTCGGCCACAGCTACGGCGGGCTGGTCATCTCCGGCGCCGGAGAGGGCCGGTCTGATCTCGCCCATCTGGTCTACCTGTGTGCGTTCATGCCCGATCGGGGTGAGACGATCTTCGACTCGTTGAGTCGGGTGGAGGACCTTCCCCACGCCAAGGTGTTGGACGCCATCCGGACCCACGAGGACGGCACATCGAGCATCGATCCCGCTCACGGTGTGGCGGCGTTCTACGAACGGTGCCCCGCGGGGTTGGCGGACCGGGCGATCGAGAGGCTGCGCCCGATGCACGGGTCGAGCACCAGCGCAACGTGCCTCGGGGCGCCGTGGCGATCGGTTTCCTCGACGTACGTCCTCTGCGAGCAGGACCAGGCGATCCCGATCGAGGCTCAGCGTTCCATGGCGTCGAACGCGACTCGGACGGTCGTACTCGACACGGACCACTCACCGTTCGTCTCGAGGCCCGACGAGACCGCGCAGTTGCTGATCGACATCGCTCACGGCGGCTGA